From a single Lolium rigidum isolate FL_2022 chromosome 7, APGP_CSIRO_Lrig_0.1, whole genome shotgun sequence genomic region:
- the LOC124678006 gene encoding sigma intracellular receptor 2-like, whose protein sequence is MGAVSAAVDCVVALFSLIMAVAAPLFDSQIVLPRRLYPAPLVNFHRWFIAEFDDYLVADPPAFFIGLVWLDLVFLWPVCVANLYGILARRRWSATTSLMAGVYMITYLCAILGEMLSSGKATPRLLQLYVPFAVFAVTAVLRGLCSCSAPLAVAMSLAPSAQKKMV, encoded by the exons ATGGGCGCCGTCTCGGCAGCGGTGGACTGCGTAGTTGCGCTGTTCTCGCTGATCATGGCGGTCGCCGCGCCGTTGTTCGACTCGCAGATcgtcctcccgcgccgcctctaccCAGCGCCGCTCGTGAACTTCCACAGGTGGTTCATCGCCGAGTTCGACGACTACCTCGTCGCCGACCCGCCAGCTTTCTTCATCGGCCTCGTCTGGCTCGACCTGGTCTTCCTCTGGCCAGTCTGCGTTGCCAATCTCTACGGCATCCTTGCGCGCCGCCGCTGGTCGGCCACCACCTCCCTCATGGCCGGGGTCTACATGATCACCTACTTG TGTGCGATACTTGGTGAAATGCTGAGCTCAGGAAAAGCAACGCCGAGGTTGCTTCAGCTGTATGTTCCATTCGCCGTGTTTGCTGTAACGGCAGTTTTGCGTGGCCTTTGTTCATGCTCAGCGCCGTTAGCTGTTGCTATGTCACTTGCACCTTCAGCTCAGAAGAAGATGGTCTAG